A single window of Ovis canadensis isolate MfBH-ARS-UI-01 breed Bighorn chromosome 15, ARS-UI_OviCan_v2, whole genome shotgun sequence DNA harbors:
- the LOC138420281 gene encoding interferon-induced very large GTPase 1-like, which produces MEIPKEFLPSPENPPGEVMEDRQRQLKVMEGALSHSKSLPDRELVRYASGGLALQGIYKTSDQRCLLEKKEELLCVPKEFVLRGPNQATRTEMKEFASSQEESMFTQTIEKLGFSITALAKGGGWGVSLEAGMDQSMHFESKELQQSHSTHSYFCSTKFSYIPLASCIFPIDQLQLSNAALQDLKDIEDLLDQSEDPDKLHLLRHRTEAFFQRFGSHADQGPLHLGGIYWWKAISEGFQKEQLAEVKQQAAEALDIYIRGSYSGFGVNIGTGLDMSDSDSKKASQRTTFQDLQTEVKLSVAQTGGPPEANGFFDWKAGLVANNQTWYVIDRGLQLVPVWDIVRYGHRDDFKDHLKVANCLKDNYTVLTGLTTQIQEGEELLSIEKEARIFLEDVKSWDVSDPEEQLKRLINFMQRLSKKTERYTIWTNICLRDLGLQNFLVNTVNFYKNISIHETKFIKSQLRSLLDPHIYTVRNFPQAQSIMQWVFQSEPKEDNVLITQLSELIEIFNKAQNDLREVKANSESTELVEAQRKLTYEVSLSLGCFLKHLRETGKPDTHVLLLLIASGAGYHVIDNIFQYLLGHDELHFLLDKMQTVQNKYQELKNICNYRAQAFLVLTGLTATAGIKAVSPDEKTQRLALIKHHMGRSLTKEVVYVLTKHGDHDWENLEKDLRLLIYGNFEATVSSLQVEEVIKELQSVFHEKKERHEAHDNEKKKEEVIENGAFQDLLQRLGLEHYYPRKMSRANFQLIHKTSVYNTQPCSERELPFYFLQKLLMLDYGLRYLIIKHEEYTENQVYSSTSNQEREAFDPYEDLPEESAHPTKPSAATNIRPYVHPMDIQMAILHCADDFARQYILDKLSICQFALPLLIPNPCNAQIEFSLWSLRQIRRSWQQVGKSKNEKKDNYTNQQMCHVSAPIVSFIRVGTGFSASKSQIMNCLLSERKHDVFFHRHCKGSSKDCLLMGGVVEVTWFCPGGEEQDRFDNCLTFTNLHGDAKEYEKQLTFLKEVSSIIVILMSISDHNKGNQKIVHDMCQSSKPLILLLDDKGKVTVNNSGPRVRIGIRNRNEAELIEELTTAIRRLLELSNTALSLDNCAHIARKQGMLIDEDQRDCKETKEKAENLMNLLREMEIPQVKEHLLPLQGKLWQLWCTKDKELYHLREKGNRSIEQHKSEIETEKQMIRKKQFRKAFPLNALMRSVLEILQTHSKTHTKLYFLQWLNVALDNLTAGHLENLKEKKKALVQKKKQEATKSSSLKDWQKEIEAISREIDDCTLGIEHILREASQIYEALEEASPMKDTLFLSFPHIAADLMISGVPIELMDGDVSYVPLRWVAAVFDKLSEKLGNKRLFVLSVLGLQSSGKSTLLNALFGLQFTVSAGRCTRGAYMQLLKVEETFTDELGFDFVLVVDTEGLRAPELSNKSQNHDNELATFVIGLGSLTLINIFGENPSEMQDILQIVVQAFLRMKRVKISPSCLFVHQNVGEVTAKDQNMEGRRRFEEKLDKMAAIAAEEEQCSDVTCFSDVIRFDANTHIYYFAHLWDGNPPMAPPNPRYSHNVQELKSQILVTAQQESRGNIMKISNVKFRVQDLWRALLNENFIFSFRNTQEVMAMSKLESMYNSWTWELRSHVQRLQDQLINQIQNGKIQTLETYTLEAPVAEIYEAIKQKLEKCFNEDPDSEVLVQWKGNFENKLITLKEALILDVQRKAKELIHLKKNQENLDNKKSSYEKELLDKSQKLALSLNGTELSEEELHEKFNTLWKKWVYDVSSSLPPAVEPDIEVDAENILFDYFKKEKDMASILENYSGEMFEINCDKHIKMNRKPWSFSTMKIEPLDIFSIDMTTDCIISKVNETVNKICQKKHDYNSTYFYEILKIIHEGVKSASTQKRYTFTKNYEIDLSLCLFQRASVKFKEMQKAFKKANDPVNYLQSKKGDFFMSFKISCQGASSIKTFVDFLWKKLTPAVSSTIRKNMALKIAGDIRTTCRAFNENRANLEKHILISLAEEENFDNYWQYLHNPESFFKNYIENHVKRYFSDTGSEKIKTFLQMSLDDIKNAILSAVHASTAIAKDKSSTASGWLDLFCHHLGSTLVFPRKDLISIEHQEIKDIKFIKEAMSEALDPEMKKVEQNCLSKLVEEMIPEIQKMLSEHLCGCWKQCPFCKAICTNTIPTHDGDHSVPFHRPEALSGMFWHQTDHFSIDFCTSSVASDDFFILNDDRRIPYKTYREAGGEYATWSITPDTSTQPYWKWFVCHFRLKLEEKYDKRFINKGEIPDAWKKITKQEVLDDLKNH; this is translated from the coding sequence ATGGAGATCCCCAAAGagttcttgccatctcctgaaaACCCCCCAGGAGAAGTCATGGAAGATAGGCAGAGACAACTCAAGGTCATGGAGGGGGCACTTTCTCACAGCAAAAGTCTCCCAGATAGAGAGCTGGTGAGATATGCATCTGGAGGACTAGCCCTACAGGGAATTTACAAAACCAGTGACCAAAGGTGTCTcctagagaagaaagaggagctaCTCTGTGTCCCCAAGGAGTTTGTACTCCGTGGCCCTAATCAGGCTACACGGACAGAAATGAAGGAATTTGCATCTTCTCAAGAAGAATCCATGTTCACTCAGACTATAGAGAAGCTGGGCTTCAGCATAACTGCCTTAGCAAAGGGTGGAGGTTGGGGAGTTAGCCTGGAAGCTGGTATGGATCAGAGCATGCATTTTGAATCCAAGGAACTGCAACAGTCACATTCTACACACTCTTATTTCTGCTCAACCAAGTTCAGCTATATCCCACTGGCCTCCTGCATCTTTCCCATTGACCAGCTCCAACTTTCCAATGCTGCTCTCCAGGATTTAAAAGACATTGAAGATCTTTTGGATCAATCAGAAGACCCAGACAAACTACACTTGCTGAGGCATAGGACTGAAGCCTTCTTCCAGAGGTTTGGGTCTCATGCTGATCAGGGCCCTCTGCACCTTGGGGGAATCTACTGGTGGAAAGCCATTTCAGAGGGTTTCCAAAAAGAGCAGCTGGCTGAAGTGAAACAGCAAGCAGCAGAGGCCCTGGATATTTACATAAGGGGCAGTTACAGTGGCTTTGGAGTGAACATTGGTACAGGTCTGGATATGTCAGACTCTGATTCGAAAAAAGCCTCTCAGAGAACAACCTTCCAAGATCTCCAAACCGAAGTCAAATTATCTGTGGCCCAGACAGGTGGCCCACCAGAAGCAAATGGCTTTTTTGACTGGAAAGCTGGTCTAGTTGCCAATAATCAAACCTGGTATGTCATTGACCGTGGACTTCAGCTGGTACCTGTTTGGGACATTGTCCGCTATGGCCACAGAGACGATTTTAAGGATCATCTTAAAGTAGCTAACTGCCTGAAAGACAACTATACTGTTCTAACTGGACTCACTACCCAGATCCAGGAGGGAGAAGAACTCTTGAGTATTGAGAAGGAGGCTAGGATTTTCCTAGAGGATGTGAAATCCTGGGATGTTTCTGATCCAGAAGAACAACTTAAAAGGCTgataaatttcatgcaaagattgagTAAAAAAACGGAACGCTATACCATTTGGACTAATATATGCCTCAGAGACTTGGGTCTGCAGAATTTTCTGGTAAACACTGTaaacttttacaaaaacatttcCATTCATGAAACTAAGTTTATTAAATCGCAGTTGCGTAGTCTTTTGGATCCTCACATTTATACAGTAAGAAACTTTCCTCAGGCTCAATCCATTATGCAGTGGGTATTTCAGTCAGAACCAAAGGAAGACAATGTCCTTATCACCCAATTATCTGAATTAATTGAAATCTTTAACAAAGCACAGAATGACCTTAGGGAAGTAAAGGCCAACTCTGAATCCACAGAGTTGGTGGAGGCTCAAAGAAAGCTGACTTATGAGGTCAGCTTGTCTCTTGGTTGCTTCTTGAAACACCTCCGGGAAACAGGGAAGCCAGACACACATGTCTTGCTACTTTTGATAGCATCTGGTGCAGGATATCATGTGATTGACAATATATTTCAGTATCTCCTGGGGCATGATGAGTTACATTTCCTATTGGACAAAATGCAAACTGTGCAAAATAAATACCAAGAgctcaaaaatatttgcaactacAGGGCTCAGGCATTCCTGGTGCTCACAGGTCTGACAGCAACAGCGGGCATCAAAGCTgtttctccagatgagaaaacacaACGCTTGGCATTAATCAAACATCACATGGGACGATCTTTGACTAAAGAAGTTGTATATGTCCTCACCAAACATGGAGATCATGATTGGGAAAACCTAGAAAAAGACTTGAGACTGCTCATTTATGGGAATTTTGAGGCTACTGTCTCTTCATTGCAAGTGGAGGAGGTGATAAAAGAATTGCAGAGTGTCTTCCATGAAAAGAAAGAGCGCCATGAAGCACatgataatgaaaagaaaaaggaggaagtcaTAGAAAATGGAGCCTTCCAAGACTTACTCCAGCGTCTAGGCCTAGAACATTACTACCCAAGAAAAATGAGCAGAGCTAACTTCCAGCTGATCCACAAGACTTCTGTGTACAATACCCAGCCCTGCTCTGAAAGAGAACTTCCCTTCTATTTCCTACAGAAGCTACTGATGCTGGATTATGGGCTGAGATACCTGATCATCAAACAtgaagaatacacagagaaccaAGTCTATTCAAGCACCTCAAATCAAGAAAGGGAGGCTTTTGATCCATATGAAGATCTACCTGAAGAAAGTGCTCATCCTACTAAGCCTTCAGCAGCCACTAATATCAGACCCTATGTTCACCCTATGGATATTCAGATGGCAATTCTTCACTGTGCAGATGATTTTGCCAGACAATATATTTTGGACAAACTTTCCATTTGTCAGTTTGCCCTCCCCCTTCTCATACCTAATCCTTGCAATGCTCAAATAGAATTCTCTCTCTGGTCTCTCAGACAAATTCGAAGGAGCTGGCAGCAAGtagggaaatcaaaaaatgagAAGAAGGACAATTACACGAATCAGCAGATGTGTCACGTTTCTGCCCCCATTGTGTCCTTTATTAGAGTTGGAACGGGCTTCTCTGCTTCCAAATCGCAGATCATGAACTGTCTTCTCAGTGAACGCAAACATGATGTCTTTTTTCACCGACATTGCAAAGGCAGCAGCAAAGACTGTCTCTTGATGGGAGGAGTGGTGGAAGTCACCTGGTTCTGTCCTGGGGGGGAAGAGCAGGACAGATTTGACAACTGCTTGACCTTTACCAATCTTCACGGAGATGCAAAGGAATATGAGAAGCAACTCACCTTTTTGAAGGAAGTTTCTTCCATAATTGTGATCCTGATGTCAATTTCTGATCAcaataaaggaaaccaaaaaatagTCCATGACATGTGTCAGTCATCAAAACCTTTAATCCTTTTGCTTGATGATAAAGGAAAAGTCACAGTCAATAATTCTGGCCCAAGAGTGAGAATTGGGATCAGGAACAGAAATGAGGCAGAATTAATAGAGGAGCTAACAACTGCAATCAGACGTTTGCTGGAGCTCTCTAACACTGCACTCAGCTTGGATAACTGTGCCCACATTGCTCGCAAGCAAGGAATGCTTATTGATGAAGACCAGAGAGATTGCAAGGAAaccaaagaaaaggcagagaatctAATGAACCTactgagagaaatggaaatacctcAGGTCAAGGAACACTTACTACCTCTTCAGGGAAAACTGTGGCAACTTTGGTGTACAAAGGACAAAGAACTCTATCATCTCAGAGAGAAGGGGAATCGCAGCATTGAACAGCACAAAAGTGAGattgagacagaaaaacaaatgataagaaaaaaacaGTTCAGAAAAGCCTTTCCTCTCAATGCTTTAATGCgttctgtccttgaaattctccaaacTCATTCAAAAACTCACACCAAACTCTACTTCCTCCAATGGCTGAATGTCGCTTTGGACAACCTGACTGCAGGACACTTGGAAAAtctaaaggagaagaaaaaggcattggttcaaaaaaaaaagcaagaggccACAAAGAGTAGCTCTCTGAAAGACTGGCAAAAAGAGATAGAAGCTATTTCCAGAGAGATTGATGACTGTACCTTGGGAATTGAGCACATTCTCAGAGAAGCTAGCCAGATCTATGAAGCTCTGGAAGAAGCTTCACCCATGAAAGATACcctatttctctcctttccccacattGCTGCAGATCTGATGATATCTGGTGTTCCCATTGAGCTGATGGATGGGGATGTTTCATATGTGCCCCTGAGGTGGGTGGCAGCTGTTTTTGACAAGCTCTCCGAAAAACTTGGAAACAAGCGGCTCTTTGTTCTCTCTGTCCTTGGCCTGCAGAGTTCAGGGAAGTCCACCCTGCTGAATGCCCTTTTTGGGCTGCAGTTCACTGTCAGTGCTGGGAGGTGTACCCGGGGGGCCTACATGCAGCTTCTGAAAGTGGAGGAGACATTCACAGATGAACTTGGCTTTGACTTTGTGCTTGTTGTGGACACAGAGGGACTTCGAGCCCCAGAACTCAGCAACAAGTCCCAGAATCATGACAATGAGTTGGCAACCTTTGTCATCGGACTCGGAAGCTTGACTTTGATCAATATTTTTGGCGAAAATCCATCAGAAATGCAAGATATTCTACAAATAGTTGTCCAAGCTTTTCTGAGAATGAAACGAGTAAAAATCTCTCCCAGTTGCCTCTTTGTCCATCAAAATGTGGGGGAAGTTACAGCTAAAGACCAAAATATGGAAGGAAGAAGGCGGTTTGAGGAGAAATTGGATAAAATGGCAGCAATAGCAGCTGAAGAAGAGCAGTGCTCCGATGTAACCTGCTTTAGTGATGTCATTAGGTTTGACGCCAATACCCACATCTACTACTTTGCTCACCTCTGGGATGGCAATCCCCCAATGGCCCCTCCCAATCCTCGCTACAGTCACAATGTTCAGGAACTCAAAAGCCAAATTCTTGTGACTGCCCAACAGGAATCTAGGGGAAACATCATGAAGATATCAAATGTAAAATTCCGAGTTCAAGATTTGTGGAGAGCCCTGCTGAATGAGAACTTTATCTTCAGCTTCAGGAACACTCAAGAAGTCATGGCCATGAGCAAACTGGAAAGCATGTATAACTCCTGGACGTGGGAGCTGAGGAGTCATGTGCAGAGATTACAGGACCAGCTGATCAACCAGATTCAGAATGGAAAAATCCAGACACTTGAAACATATACTCTGGAGGCTCCAGTTGCAGAGATCTATGAAGCCATCAAGCAAAAACTTGAGAAATGTTTTAATGAAGACCCAGATAGTGAAGTGCTGGTTCAGTggaaaggaaattttgaaaataaactgaTAACCCTTAAAGAGGCACTAATTTTAGATGTCCAAAGAAAAGCCAAAGaacttattcatttaaaaaaaaatcaagaaaacctGGATAACAAAAAGTCAAGTTATGAAAAGGAATTATTAGATAAAAGCCAGAAGTTGGCTTTATCGCTAAATGGCACCGAATTGAGCGAGGAAGAGCTCCATGAGAAATTCAATACACTTTGGAAAAAATGGGTCTATGATGTGTCCTCAAGTCTCCCTCCAGCTGTAGAGCCGGATATTGAAGTGGATGCTGAAAACATCCTTTTTGAttatttcaagaaggaaaaagacatggcaagcatactggagaaCTATTCTGGAGAAATGTTTGAAATCAACTGTGACAAACATATTAAGATGAACAGGAAACCTTGGAGTTTCTCTACCATGAAAATAGAGCCCCTGGATATATTCTCCATAGATATGACTACTGACTGCATCATTTCAAAAGTTAATGAAACTGTTAACAAAATATGTCAGAAAAAGCATGATTACAATTCAACTTATTTCTATGAAATCTTGAAAATAATACATGAGGGGGTGAAGTCTGCATCCACTCAGAAAAGATACACATTtacaaaaaattatgaaatagacTTATCATTGTGTTTATTCCAAAGAGCATCAGTGAAGTTTAAGGAGATGCAAAAGGCATTCAAGAAGGCAAATGATCCTGTTAACTATCTACAAAGCAAGAAAGGTGATTTTTTCATGAGCTTTAAGATCTCTTGTCAAGGAGCATCTTCAATTAAAacatttgttgattttctgtggaAGAAACTCACACCTGCAGTCTCCAGCACCATAAGGAAAAACATGGCCCTCAAAATTGCTGGGGACATTCGAACCACCTGCCGGGCATTCAATGAAAACAGAGCTAACCTGGAGAAACACATTCTCATCTCTCTGGCAGAAGAGGAAAATTTTGATAACTACTGGCAGTACCTTCATAATCCAGAATCATTTTTTAAGAATTACATTGAAAACCatgttaaaagatatttttctgacacaggaagtgaaaaaataaagacttttctaCAAATGAGTTTAGATGACATCAAGAATGCCATCCTCTCAGCTGTACATGCATCTACAGCAATAGCTAAAGATAAAAGCAGCACAGCATCTGGGTGGTTAGATTTGTTCTGTCATCACCTGGGGAGTACCTTGGTCTTTCCACGAAAAGACTTGATAAGCATTGAACATCAGGAGATAAAAGATATCAAGTTTATTAAAGAGGCCATGAGTGAAGCTTTGGATCCTGAAATGAAGAAGGTAGAACAGAATTGTTTGTCTAAACTTGTAGAAGAAATGATTCCTGAAATCCAGAAAATGCTCTCTGAACATCTCTGTGGCTGCTGGAAACAGTGTCCCTTCTGTAAAGCAATTTGTACAAATACAATCCCTACCCATGATGGAGACCACAGTGTTCCCTTCCACCGTCCAGAGGCTCTCAGTGGAATGTTCTGGCATCAAACAGACCATTTTTCCATTGATTTCTGTACTAGTTCAGTAGCAAGCGatgattttttcattttgaatgatGACAGAAGAATCCCATATAAGACCTATCGAGAAGCAGGGGGGGAATATGCCACATGGAGCATCACCCCAGACACATCCACCCAGCCATACTGGAAATGGTTTGTCTGTCACTTCAGATTGAAGCTAGAAGAAAAATATGACAAAAGATTTATCAATAAAGGTGAAATTCCTGATGCCTGGAAGAAAATCACAAAGCAGGAGGTGCTTGATGACTTGAAAAACCATTAA